From Brassica napus cultivar Da-Ae unplaced genomic scaffold, Da-Ae ScsIHWf_1306;HRSCAF=1864, whole genome shotgun sequence:
tcttctgagttgtgaatgcatatcctcgagtacaaaatctcggatatgacttcacaacaaagtttggtccaacgaccatctcacgtattcaatcgtcaaatgtttcacctctggccaaaccagcagacacctattaatagcacatatatatatgttatatcaataaatgtgaattagtataaatatgtgataaaatatattttaatttgtttaaagcactcacataagtaaacatccatccagtaaattctctatgcttcatttcttctagttcgtcctctgtggcgtatctatactcgaaccgcttttctgccatgaaaatcctgtatataatgacaataatgtaattaattaagatttaaatttcaacttgttaaaataaaaatttgtaagctaatttatttacctctcatattgaagaacgtcttcgcagttggtgagcaaatatgtttgcaaatgactgcgctcctgctcagtaagtcgacggtcctttggttttccgctaagtcgtccaacgtctgtgaaaatatctggaaccgtaacatgatatgttgcccgttcgcctctatcatcatgccgagcaggtcttctgtttttggtctgaacttctgctggaaagtagtactcggcaaagtttgaagtttcttcattgatcatctgtgcgactatagaaccttccaccctacttaaatttttcaccatctttttcaaatggaacatataccgctcatacagatacatccatctatactgcacaggaccaccaagttataattctcttgccaggtgaataacaagatgctccataacatcaaaaaatgagggaggaattatcttctcaaggttgcactgaatcacggctatgttagtcttcaaattttcaataccttcaagagtcactgatctcgtgcataaatcgcggaagaaaccacttagcCCTgtaattgcttcatgaacatttcgtgctaatagttccttaaaggcgaacggaaggaggcgctgcatcattacatggcaatcgtggcttttcaagccagtaaactttccttcctttctgtcgatacagttacgcaaatttgatgcgtaaccgtctggaaattccacatcgtttgaaatccaatcaaagaacgcatcttttccctctgcatcaagtcggtatatgggaaaaggagccctaccattctcatcaacatgaagttctgaacgagcgcatatatcgactaaatccagtcttgacttcaaattatcctttgttttaccttgaacattaaggatcgtgttcatgagattgtcaaaaaagttcttctcaatatgcatgacatctaaattatgcctcagatcctcccagtatggcagatcccagaaaatactttttttgtgtcagttatgtagttctccaacagcatctaccggaaaacgctcatgtccaccgacgtctggcgtcctttctgcaccaaaatctcttagttgtatcttcgaatctttcccacaaatttccggaggtggactgtcaaacaccctcttgttcttcgtaaacaaattcctactcctacgatatggatgatcaggtggtaggaatctcctgtgacagtcaaaccaacacgttttccttccgtgttttagttggaaagcatcagtgttatcttgacaatatggacatgatagccttccatgcgttgtccatccagacaacataccatatgctggaaaatcacttattgtccacattagtactgcccgcatttgaaagttttctttacacgaaacatcgtatgtttcagcaccttgagcccatagttgttgcaactcatatattagtggctgaagaaacacatcaagtgatctcttaggatgctctggtccgggaacgagaatcgagagaaacaaaaactctcgtcgcaagcacaagtttgggggtaggttgtatggtgtaagaatgacgggccatagagaatattgtcttccactcttgccaaacggactgaaaccatcagtacataatccaaggtagacatttcttctctcatacgcaaagtcgggatactttgattggaaatgcttccacgcttttgcatctgaaggatgtctgatctcaccatctgttgagtgctccgcatgccatctcattggttgcgctgtgcgttcagacagatacaacctctgcaacttttccgtcaaaggtaaataccacatccttttatatggcactggaactcttccactcgtatctttataacgaggctttccacaaaatttgcatgtaacccgctgttcatccgccctccaataaatcatgcagttgtcgctgcatacatctattacctgatacgataaaccaagaccagctacgagtttctgaacctcgtagtatgaaccaggagctacattatcctcgggtagaataccttttacaaaatcagcaatcgcatccacacagtcttcagccaaattataatttgttttaatgcccatcaatcttgtagcagatgataaagctgaatgaccatctctgcaaccttcgtacaatggttgctttccagcatccaacatatcataaaatctcctagcttgtgcattgggtaaatcttcccctctaaaatgatcatttaccatctgctcagtacctacaccataatctacatccgttctaattggttcttctaatctaaccgctggctgaggttcgctagtactaccatgttcataatcagttttcccatgatgataccaaattttgtaacttcgtgtaaacccactcaaatatagatgagtccaaacatctcactctttaataacctttctatttttacaattagagcaagaacatcttaacatacatgtttttgcttccggttgtcggtgaactaaccccatgaatttggttatacctcgttggtattcttccgtaagcaatctcgtgttcggatccaaatgaggtcgatcgatccaagaacgaaaataatttgaagaagcatattttttatgaatcaaattcgtggtaaatagagtaagagggaggatgaagatatgaagtgaatgaagaggaagaagagtgcttgtatttatagtttaaatcctgccgacagaccgaggaaattccgacgccaacggctagttcgtcggaatttcctcggaattttgtaaaatcccccaacggctctccaacggctataatatttcctcggaattcaccggttttttccgaggaacacatgtttcctcggaatttcctcggaatattccgacggattgatatttcctcggaattccgtcggtatattccgaggaaattctgaggaaaccaaattttgtgtttcctcggaatttcctcggaaattcctcgggatattccgaggattttattttccgtcggaatgtccgttagaatatcgctgttttcttgtagtgattgctTGTTACTAACCGTTGTgattaaacaaaaatcaaaaaggAATAAagcaaaaacatttaaaaaataaatattttagaatttgaatATTGATCATATGAATGAATATTTTACTACTCTTATATCCGTATTTATGTTATCTTAAAATCTGATGttcttttccttttaaaaacATCCATAATACTATGACATTTTATTGGTGCACTACAACTAAATAATCCACCAATCAAACTTTCACCGCcataataaaattcattatgATATTTATTACTTGTTAAAACTTGTATGAGTCGATATTAAAAGAGTGTCCATGATATAAAATTTTCACAAAGCATGTCATTTATTAACTATATGATGATCAGAACATGGCTGAAAAAATACGGATCTCTGAAGTTGGGAACAAGCAAAACCCCAACCTAGTGGATACAAGGGCTATTTTTATTTCCACTAATTTCAATATGTGAAGTTGTTAATGTATAATCCAAGGAGTAGAAATTTTCTTCGATTATCTCATAACGACTTACAAATTTTAGGTCAAAGTTTTCATTAACACAACTTGACATTGACAAGTTTTGAACCCTCTCTTTTCGCCAGAAGCTTCCAAACAAAAACTCACCATTCTTTGAAAACTCCTGTAAAGCCTCTTCAACTTCTTCAATACATCCAAAGCCCTCCATCTCTATACTCAGAGTCTCTTTTCTCCATTCCCAATCGACCCCGGTGTTTCCTCGACATTCATAATCGAGCCCCATTCTTTTTGTTCTTCCGTTTATGCCCCATTTTGTGTAACATTttcttgtgttcttgatcagttttTGAGGAATCCCAAGGAAGATGAAGATCACGATTTGGAGAACAAGACAGTTGCAGCAACATGATACAACGACGCAGTCAGCAGCAAATGTGTTAAGATCTTCCATTGAATTTTGAATGAAATTGAGTCAGTTAAGAAATACAAAGGCAAAAGAAGAAATTAAAGAGCAATCTAAATCCTAACATATTTTGGGAAATTTGGTTTCAACAAACTCCTTTGTTCTTTGCTTCTATAAGGGAAGACATTGGGAAAGGGATAATCTACgaagcaaaaatataataaatgaacGTATATAGAGTATTATTTTGGATAATATAATGTGTGAACAGAATTTATGGGATTACGATAATCTTGCCTAATTTTCCTTGAATAACACTCTATATTAATGTAGCCATTCGATCAAGATATTCTTTTTGGTAGGGTATGGATGAAGAAAAtggtttttgattaaattatgaAAACATTTCTAATTTCAGCTAACAAGTACCATGTTATGTACACATTAAAATCGACTAGTTATTGAATCTGCAGTGATCATGCGATTACAAATCTTTCTGGAAAATAGCGATTATAGTGATATATggaagtaaaatataaattaagttCATGTGAACTAAAAGATATGACGTAATTCAAAGCTCTTTTGTGAAAAGCTGTCCCTTATGTACACGCTAAGTATCTTTCTTTATTAAACACCAAAGCAAAGGTTACGTGAATCCGAACATCAAGATAGAATGGTACATTGATACGTTTGGCAAATAGATGCATTGATAGTTTTTAATAAGACCATGCATAAGTCATCACCAGATAAAAGTTAAAACTATCGTTTGGCCAAGACTAAAAACtgataataacaaataaaaacatggTTAAGTAGAAACATAAGCATTggtaaaacaatatttatagaCTTTACGAATGTTTACATGAATGTTATTAACGAACAAAGTAAACCTAGCTTTATTATTCATCGGATTCAGTATCAACAAGTTTTCCTTTCATATATACCCATTAGAATACTAAATTGTAAAAAACGTTTTTCTTTTACATTGGATATGAAACATACGTGGCCAAATTTATCCAACTTCAGCCATGCTTTTCGTCTTAGAAACGTTTCTTTTGCCAAGATTAGCAAGTCATGCTTCCACAACTGATTCTTATCTATTTCGTCAATCTTAACAAGCtcatcaaattttaatgaagtAGTATATGATGATCAGAAATGATATGTCAAGGTTCTTTACTATCGTTTTCATTTGTCTTGCATTAAATTGGATATGTATAAAAATCTTATTCAACTTGCATCAAGATGATTTCAATGTATTTACATATACATgttcaagttaaaaaaaatcaatcaatatTCTAACAAATAAAATGGTATACGTACTAATCTTCAACAATGACTACCATTGAcagaaaaaacaataataacaattaattatGCTGATGCCTAATAAATAACGTTATATAGTGGTCCAAAAACCTGAGGGCCGACCATGTCCGATAAACTACAGACCGACCGTGACTGGCTTACTTTCCATGCATCTGTTTTTTAGcgattaaaaattaaagcaaaTTCATGCAAGAATTCAAGCCCATGCCAAGCCTAATCCAATCTGCACAGCCCTAGCGAGGATGATGAATCAAAAGACGGAAGTGTCGAACAAAATTCATGAATGAGATGGAGCTGTAAGGCCCGCAAAAGCTTATCATCACACAATAATAACCCACCAGATATGAGATATAGATATAGCCATTACTCCCTAATAAAGTTATAGATGTTGAAGTAAGCTTGAAGAAAGCTTGAGCGTCAAGCTATCCTAATCATAAGTAGTTTAGGATCTTTATGAGATAAGGATCAAAGTgtatttaggagttatctacTTACAAGTGTTTCTTTTTAGGATTAGGATATCTAAAGTCTTATATAAACACAATGTCATGAGATGATATTAGTGTGAGTTGTGTGATTGAGTGTTTGTGGTTTTGAGTGAGTTTCCAAAAGAGATTAATAAGAAGAGTTAGTTCTTGTTATTCATTGAGTTCATACACACACCAAACGAGTTTAAACAACattgtggtatcagagcttacgGTACCAATATGACGGATCTTACGGTGGCGATAACGACTTCGACGAAGGAGGGAGGAGTCTCTTCCATTAAGTGCCCTATACTAAACGCAACAAACTATACAGTGTGGGCCATGAGAATGAGAATTCTCCTTAGGGTTCATAAGGTCTGGGAAATTGTTGAGACCGAAGCAAGGGACGATGCCAAGAATGATATGGCTATGGTGCTTCTGTTTCAATCAATACCCGAGACTCTTATCCTACAGGTAGGCGAGCTAAGCACGGCAAAGAAAGTATGAGACGCAATCAAAGCAAGAAACGTCGGAGCAGAGAGAGTAAAGGAAGCTCGATTGCAGACTCTAATGGCGGAGTTTGATCATCTCAAGATGAAGGATACAGAGATGATTGATAATTTCGTTGGAAAGCTTTCTGAGATATCATCAAAGTCATCTAGCCTGGGTGAAGAGATCGAAGAAACCAAACTTGTTAAGAAATTTCTAAAGTGTCTTCCCCGGAGAAAATACATTCATGTAGTGGCGGCTTTGGAGCAGGTACTGGATCTAAAAACAACCAGTTTTGAGGACATTGTAGGACGTCTCAAAGCATATGAGGAGCGTgttgcagaggaagaagaagttccAGAAGAACATGGCAAGTTGATGTATGCAAACAGCGACACACAATCAAATCGCGGTGGTTTCAATGGAGACAATCGGTACAGAGGCCGTGGAGGAAGATATCAAAACAGGGGACGAGGTCGCGGGAGATACTACACTCCGCGTGACGCATCACGCGTCACCTGTTACCGCTGTGACAAGTTGGGCCATTACGTGATGGATTGTCCTGACCTCAAACTGAAGCTTCAGGAGGCACAAGAAGTGGAGAAAGATGATACTCAAGAGGCTGATGAGCTTATGCTTCATGAGGTTGTTTATTTGAATGAAGAAAAGGCGCTTCCAAGCAAGTACGAAGTAGGTAATGACGAAGATAACATCTGGTACCTCGACAACGGAGCTAGAAATCATATGAGTGGTGATAGGAGATATTTTTCGAGCATTGATGAGACCATTACTGGAAAAGTCAGATTTGGCGACGACTCTCGCATTGATATCAAAGGAAAGGGGTCTATCGAGTTCTTGGACAGAAACGGAGAACCACGAAAGATTCTAGACATTTACTATATACCAGATCTAAAgagtaatattatatctttaGGACAGGCTACAGAGTCGGGTTGCGACATAAGAATGAAGGATGAATATCTCATAATGTATGATCGTGAGGGAAAGCTGATTGCTAAGGCTGCTAGGTCGAAAAATCGCCTGTACAAAGTTCGAATGAAGATAAAGAAGACAATGAGTTTACTCACAACTGAAACAAGTAGTTTTCTGCGCTGGCATTCAAGGTTAGGACATATCAATTTGGAGACAATGTGATCAATGGTTCAATGAAGGCTGGTTGTTGGTGTTCCACAAATCAATATCGAGAAGAATGTAAGCGGTTCTTGCTTACTTGGCAAACAAGCCAGACAATCCTTCCCGCAAACAACAACCTACAGAGCTGAGAAGCTGCTTGAGCTTATACATGGTGACTTATGTGGTCCCATAACACCAACCACAAGTGCTGGAAACAGGTATATCTTCGTCCTAATTGATGATCATTCAAGATATATGTGGACTATTCTACTTAAAGAGAAGAGCGAGGCGTTTAGTAAGTTCAAAGTCTTTAAGAAACGAGTAGAGCAGGAGACAAAAGCAAAGATACAAACCCTAAGAACGGATAGGGGAGGAGAGTTTTTATCAAACGAATTCCATGAGTACTGCGAAGAATCAGGTATCAGGAGGCATCTTACAGCACCCTATAGccctcaacagaatggtgtcGTCGAGAGACGCAACAGGACGTTGTTAGAGATGACCAAAAGCTGCTTGAAGCACATGAATGTCCCAAACTACTTGTGGGGAGAAGGAATCAGACACTCCACCTATTTGTTGAACAGAATAGCTACGAGGGCATTAAAGGATGTTACTCCGTATCAGgctttccgaggaaagaagccAAATATTGCTCATCTGCGAACCTTTGGATGCATCTGTTATGCAAAGATAGAATCGAAGCTGTTAAAGAAACTCGATGACAGATCACGACTATTAGTTCATCTTGGCACAGAACCAGGATCAAAGGCATATCGATTACTTGATCCTCAAGCTAAGCGAATAGTTGTCAGCCGAGATGTTGTATTTGAT
This genomic window contains:
- the LOC125596834 gene encoding uncharacterized protein LOC125596834 — its product is MEDLNTFAADCVVVSCCCNCLVLQIVIFIFLGIPQKLIKNTRKCYTKWGINGRTKRMGLDYECRGNTGVDWEWRKETLSIEMEGFGCIEEVEEALQEFSKNGEFLFGSFWRKERVQNLSMSSCVNENFDLKFVSRYEIIEENFYSLDYTLTTSHIEISGNKNSPCIH